The Flavobacterium commune genome contains a region encoding:
- a CDS encoding SusC/RagA family TonB-linked outer membrane protein, whose amino-acid sequence MKKTKFKLLTLFFLIAFSINSWAQKTQVSGKVVDDQNLPLPGANILESGTKNGVETDLDGKFRLEVSNPNAVIIVSYVGFADQSVKLSGSRSNLTVKLVSGAQNLEQVVVVGYGKGSRKNLTTSVTSVKAEDMNKGAISDVGQLLQGKVAGLNISSSGDPTRSASVVMRGVSTLNSSQGPFYVVDGVPGVDISMISPDDIATIDVLKDAAATAIYGNRAANGVIMVTTKKGSKERTQISYNSYFGIENVSNQLDMMNASQLRAFTTKNNLNFTPENDKGANTNWQKAILRSGALSSSHNLSISGGGEKSNYSASLTSIKREGVLLKSDFGRVIARLAVEQYAFDDKVKFGLNVTNSVSNYVNVPQRNSVLLQSINHLPVSPVRNEDGSFFENFVSTGYFNPVALIEHGTDETKTNNLIGNFTTEVKLPFGFTYNLNIAHQKLSTSHGEFYDSYYSQYNSANFYNNPDPPFTKTLVNFGVNGSALRNYYENTNNIIESFLNWDKEIGNHKIKAVLGYSWQENTLGDGFQATTTNFPVDNVGYNNLALSNYTSVGGYVVNFGDSQAYQKTRLISQFARLNYNFNDKYLLQGTVRRDGGSVFGANNRWGYFPSVGGAWRIDKETFMQNQNIFSDLKLRASYGVTGNSSGFNAYTAQFISGSAGTFYYNGQQIGAYGPIQAANPDLKWEKTTTTNFGLDFSLLKGVITASVDVYDKKTTDMIFNYQVNPVLVPVGSIVANGGIMSNKGIEIALGATPVKTANFTWSTNLNIASNKNKIVKLTNPFFIGGDSIRRVQPDGGGQTGATLQIFKEGKPLGQFFTLDYAGKNENGVSQYYDKNGNLTTTPLNGVDYHYLGSAQPKVLLGWSNNFQYKNFDLSVFVRGVFGNKIFNATRADLFRPATAMTTNILVDAQNESPNDLNSYRYSSRFIEDGSYIRLDNATLGYNFKNINKFVKSFRMYTTVNNLFVITKYSGIDPEVEQGGTAPGVDSNNFYPKTRTFLLGFNVVF is encoded by the coding sequence ATGAAAAAAACCAAATTCAAATTATTGACGTTATTTTTCTTGATAGCGTTTTCAATTAATTCGTGGGCACAAAAAACACAGGTGTCAGGTAAGGTGGTAGATGATCAAAATTTACCATTACCGGGTGCTAATATTTTAGAAAGCGGAACGAAAAATGGTGTAGAGACAGATTTAGATGGGAAATTCAGACTCGAAGTCTCAAATCCCAATGCTGTTATTATTGTTTCTTATGTAGGTTTTGCTGATCAAAGCGTTAAGCTAAGCGGTTCAAGATCTAACTTGACTGTTAAATTAGTATCGGGGGCTCAAAACCTTGAGCAAGTTGTGGTAGTAGGGTACGGTAAAGGTTCTCGAAAAAATTTAACTACTTCTGTTACTTCTGTTAAAGCAGAGGATATGAATAAAGGAGCTATTAGTGATGTAGGACAATTGTTGCAAGGTAAAGTTGCCGGTTTGAATATTTCATCTAGTGGTGATCCTACAAGATCAGCTTCTGTTGTAATGCGTGGGGTTTCTACTTTAAATAGTTCACAAGGTCCATTTTATGTGGTTGATGGAGTTCCGGGTGTTGATATCTCGATGATTTCACCAGATGACATTGCAACTATTGATGTTCTTAAAGATGCTGCTGCAACTGCTATTTATGGTAACCGTGCCGCAAATGGGGTTATTATGGTAACAACTAAAAAAGGAAGTAAAGAAAGAACTCAAATTTCATATAACAGTTATTTTGGTATAGAGAATGTTTCTAATCAATTGGATATGATGAATGCTTCTCAATTAAGAGCTTTTACAACTAAAAATAATTTGAATTTTACTCCTGAAAATGATAAGGGAGCTAATACAAATTGGCAAAAAGCTATTTTGAGATCTGGAGCACTTTCAAGCAGCCATAACTTATCGATAAGTGGCGGGGGAGAAAAAAGTAATTATTCGGCTAGTTTAACTTCTATAAAAAGAGAAGGTGTTCTTTTGAAAAGTGATTTTGGACGTGTAATTGCCCGTTTGGCAGTTGAACAATATGCTTTTGATGATAAAGTGAAATTTGGTTTGAATGTAACTAATTCTGTTAGTAACTATGTAAATGTTCCACAACGTAACTCGGTACTTTTACAATCAATTAATCACCTTCCTGTTTCTCCGGTTAGAAATGAAGATGGTAGTTTCTTTGAAAATTTTGTTAGTACAGGATATTTTAACCCGGTTGCTTTGATTGAGCACGGAACAGATGAAACTAAAACAAACAACCTTATTGGAAATTTCACAACAGAAGTTAAGTTGCCATTTGGATTTACTTATAACCTAAACATTGCTCACCAAAAGTTGAGTACTTCTCATGGAGAGTTTTATGATAGTTATTATTCTCAATACAACAGTGCTAACTTTTACAATAATCCAGATCCACCATTTACAAAAACTTTGGTTAATTTTGGTGTAAATGGTTCGGCATTAAGAAACTATTATGAAAATACTAATAATATTATAGAGAGTTTCTTAAATTGGGATAAAGAAATAGGTAATCATAAAATTAAAGCTGTTTTAGGTTATTCATGGCAGGAAAACACTTTAGGAGATGGTTTTCAGGCTACAACAACTAACTTTCCTGTAGATAATGTGGGTTACAATAACTTAGCTTTAAGTAATTATACTTCAGTAGGAGGTTATGTGGTGAATTTTGGAGATAGTCAGGCATATCAAAAAACACGTTTGATTTCTCAATTTGCACGTTTGAATTATAATTTTAATGATAAATATCTTTTACAAGGTACAGTAAGAAGAGATGGAGGTTCAGTATTTGGGGCTAACAACAGATGGGGATATTTTCCTTCTGTAGGAGGAGCTTGGAGAATTGACAAAGAAACCTTCATGCAAAACCAAAATATTTTCAGCGACTTGAAACTTCGTGCCAGTTATGGTGTAACAGGAAACTCTTCAGGATTTAATGCTTATACTGCTCAATTTATTTCAGGAAGTGCCGGGACATTCTATTATAATGGACAACAAATAGGTGCTTATGGACCAATACAGGCTGCTAATCCGGATTTAAAATGGGAAAAAACTACAACAACAAACTTTGGTCTTGATTTTTCATTGTTAAAAGGAGTAATTACGGCTTCGGTTGATGTTTACGACAAGAAAACAACAGACATGATTTTCAATTATCAGGTAAACCCAGTATTAGTTCCTGTAGGTTCTATTGTCGCTAATGGAGGTATTATGTCTAATAAAGGTATTGAGATTGCTTTAGGTGCTACCCCAGTTAAAACGGCTAATTTTACTTGGTCAACTAACCTGAATATTGCTAGTAACAAGAATAAAATTGTAAAATTGACAAACCCATTCTTTATTGGTGGAGATTCTATCAGAAGAGTACAACCTGATGGTGGAGGACAAACAGGAGCGACTTTACAAATTTTTAAAGAAGGTAAACCTCTTGGACAGTTCTTTACATTGGATTATGCCGGGAAAAATGAAAATGGAGTTTCTCAATATTATGATAAAAATGGAAATTTAACTACAACTCCATTAAACGGTGTTGATTACCATTACTTAGGAAGTGCACAACCAAAAGTATTATTGGGTTGGTCAAATAATTTTCAATACAAGAATTTTGATTTAAGCGTTTTCGTTAGAGGAGTATTTGGAAATAAAATCTTCAATGCTACCCGCGCCGATTTATTTAGACCTGCCACAGCAATGACTACAAATATTTTAGTTGATGCACAAAACGAATCACCAAATGATTTGAATTCTTATCGTTATTCTTCACGCTTTATAGAAGATGGTAGTTATATCAGATTAGATAATGCAACTCTTGGCTATAATTTTAAAAACATCAACAAGTTTGTTAAAAGTTTCCGCATGTACACTACAGTAAATAATTTATTTGTAATTACTAAATACAGTGGAATTGATCCTGAGGTAGAACAAGGTGGTACAGCTCCTGGTGTAGATTCAAATAACTTTTATCCAAAAACCAGAACGTTTTTATTAGGTTTTAACGTGGTATTCTAA
- a CDS encoding RagB/SusD family nutrient uptake outer membrane protein, producing MKKIMKYLGLPILAMGLFGSCENLDVPITTQLTPDVFPQNSTQFIQTAGPVYVAFRGDFSFSWWWTQSLSTDEAILPARGGNWFDNRNYIAMHFHDWTVDNGIVGSLWNWSSGVIGRSNQAISILEQAMPAGTEKSTLIAELKTMRAISYFIMMDNFGEVPLDTVYGDFSSKPKSTRVEVFNFVEKELKEAIPNLNPASGVATYGRPNRQTANALLAKMYLNAQVYTGTQRYNDCIAACDQVIGSGLYNIEPRATYLQMFYPNNGPQMKEFIFAVPYDPAVGGGGLMYHARYDVPRSMRAKFALPFTPSAPRSTLPEFYTHFENDANDIRNKQWLTGLQYNNNGTPLTVTTTKKGYDQFYTGSDGGDPYTYQVDLTPNIVLRQSVPLTDLGNDEIAWNMGYRNIKFYPDASSTSRNQNNDVPFLRYSDILLMKAEAILRGGAATLGDTPLSLVNTIRSNRSTSTAWTSVTLEDLYKERSREFAWEAWHRNDMIRFGKFEGQWGFKTDSDVKRRVFPIPTNALVLNPALVQNPDYINN from the coding sequence ATGAAAAAAATAATGAAATATTTGGGACTTCCAATACTGGCTATGGGCTTGTTTGGATCCTGTGAAAATTTAGATGTGCCAATTACGACACAACTAACCCCTGATGTGTTTCCTCAAAATTCAACTCAGTTTATTCAAACAGCAGGGCCGGTTTATGTTGCTTTCCGTGGAGATTTTTCATTTTCCTGGTGGTGGACACAATCATTAAGTACAGATGAAGCCATTCTGCCTGCAAGAGGAGGAAACTGGTTTGATAACAGAAACTACATTGCTATGCACTTCCATGATTGGACAGTAGATAATGGTATCGTAGGAAGTCTTTGGAATTGGTCTTCTGGTGTAATTGGAAGAAGTAATCAGGCTATTTCAATCTTAGAACAGGCAATGCCGGCTGGAACTGAAAAATCGACTTTAATTGCTGAGTTAAAAACCATGCGTGCTATTTCTTATTTCATCATGATGGATAATTTTGGAGAAGTACCATTAGACACAGTATATGGAGACTTTAGCTCTAAACCAAAATCAACAAGAGTAGAGGTATTCAATTTTGTTGAAAAAGAATTGAAAGAAGCTATTCCTAATTTGAATCCTGCTTCAGGAGTAGCTACTTATGGAAGACCAAACAGACAAACAGCTAATGCTTTACTGGCTAAAATGTATTTGAATGCTCAGGTATATACAGGGACACAACGTTATAATGACTGTATTGCAGCTTGTGACCAGGTAATAGGTTCAGGTTTGTATAATATCGAACCAAGAGCAACTTATCTTCAGATGTTCTATCCTAATAATGGACCACAAATGAAGGAGTTTATTTTTGCAGTACCTTATGATCCGGCTGTAGGTGGTGGTGGATTAATGTACCATGCGCGTTATGATGTTCCTCGATCTATGCGTGCTAAGTTTGCTCTGCCTTTTACTCCGAGTGCACCTAGAAGTACATTGCCTGAATTCTATACCCATTTTGAAAATGATGCTAATGATATTCGTAACAAACAATGGCTGACAGGATTACAATACAATAATAATGGAACTCCATTAACTGTTACTACAACAAAAAAAGGATATGATCAATTCTATACCGGTTCTGATGGTGGAGATCCATATACTTACCAAGTAGATTTAACTCCTAATATTGTTCTTCGTCAAAGTGTTCCATTAACAGATTTAGGTAACGATGAAATTGCATGGAATATGGGATATAGAAATATTAAATTCTATCCTGATGCTTCTTCAACAAGCCGTAATCAAAATAATGATGTACCGTTTTTACGTTATTCAGATATTTTATTAATGAAAGCTGAAGCTATTCTTCGTGGTGGAGCTGCTACTTTAGGTGATACACCACTTTCTTTAGTAAACACGATACGTTCTAATCGCTCTACTTCAACTGCATGGACAAGTGTAACATTAGAGGATTTGTACAAAGAAAGATCTCGTGAATTTGCTTGGGAAGCTTGGCATAGAAATGATATGATTCGATTTGGGAAATTTGAAGGACAATGGGGCTTCAAAACAGATTCAGATGTTAAACGTCGTGTTTTCCCAATTCCAACTAATGCGTTGGTGTTAAATCCTGCTTTGGTTCAAAACCCGGATTATATTAATAATTAA